One window from the genome of Babylonia areolata isolate BAREFJ2019XMU chromosome 13, ASM4173473v1, whole genome shotgun sequence encodes:
- the LOC143289134 gene encoding uncharacterized protein LOC143289134, with protein sequence MCTRYSTSLSSEPPHTKCARYSTSLPSEPPHIMCARYSTSPPSELPYTKCARYSTSLPSERPHTMCARYSTSLPSERPHTMCARYSTSRPSEPPHTMCARYSTSLPSEPPHTMCARYSTSLPSEPPHTMCARYITSLPSEPPHTMCARYNTSLPSEPPHIMCARYSTSLPSEPPHTMCARYSTSLPSECPTHVCKVQHFTALRASTSCVEGTALHCPQNLHTPCVQGTALHCPQNLHTPCVQGTTLHCPQSVHIPCVQGTALHCPQSVHTLCVQGTALHCPQSLHTLCVQGIALHCLQSVQHIMCAKYSTSLPSERPHIMCARYSTSLPSEPPHTMCARYSTSLPSECPTHHVCKVQHFTALRASTHHVCKVQHFTALRASTHHVCKVQHFTALRASTHHVCKVQHFTVIRVSTHHVCKVQHSTALRASTHHVCKVKHFTALRTSTHHVCKVQHFTALRASTHHVCKVQHFTALRASTHYVCKVQHFTAHRASTRYVCKVQHFTAFRVSNTSCVQSTALHCPQGLHIMCRRYSTSLPSECPTHHVCKVQHFTALRTSTHHVCKVQHFTALRASTSCVEGTALHCRQSVHTPCVQGTALHCPQSVHTSCVQGTALHCPQSVHTLCVQGTALHCPQSLHTLCVQGTALHCPQSLHTLCVQGTALHCLQSVQHIMCAKYSTSLPSGPPHHV encoded by the exons ATGTGTACAAGGTACAGCACTTCACTGTCCTCAGAGCCTCCACACACCAAATGTGCAAGGTACAGCACTTCACTGCCCTCAGAGCCTCCACACATCATGTGTGCAAGGTACAGCACTTCACCGCCCTCAGAGCTTCCATACACCAAATGTGCAAGGTACAGCACTTCACTGCCCTCAGAGCGTCCACACACCATGTGTGCAAGGTACAGCACTTCACTGCCCTCAGAGCGTCCACACACCATGTGTGCGAGGTACAGCACTTCACGGCCCTCAGAGCCTCCACACACCATGTGTGCAAGGTACAGCACTTCACTGCCCTCAGAGCCTCCACACACCATGTGTGCAAG GTACAGcacttcactgccctcagaaCCTCCACACACCATGTGTGCAAGGTACATCACTTCACTGCCCTCAGAGCCTCCACACACCATGTGTGCAAGGTACAACACTTCACTGCCCTCAGAGCCTCCACACATCATGTGTGCAAGGTACAGCACTTCACTGCCCTCAGAGCCTCCACACACTATGTGTGCAAGGTACAGCACTTCACTGCCTTCAGAGTGTCCAACACATGTGTGCAAAGTACAGCACTTCACTGCCCTCAGGGCCTCCACATCATGTGTAGAAGGTACAGcacttcactgccctcagaacctccacacaccatgtgtgcaaggtacagcacttcactgccctcagaaCCTCCACACACCATGTGTGCAAGGTACAACACTTCACTGCCCTCAGAGCGTCCACATACCATGTGTGCAAGGTACAGCACTTCACTGCCCTCAGAGCGTCCACACACTATGTGTGCAAGGTACAGCACTTCACTGCCCTCAGAGCCTCCACACACTATGTGTGCAAGGTATAGCACTTCACTGCCTTCAGAGTGTCCAACACATCATGTGTGCAAAGTACAGCACTTCACTGCCCTCAGAGCGTCCACACATCATGTGTGCAAGGTACAGCACTTCACTGCCCTCAGAGCCTCCACACACTATGTGTGCAAGGTACAGCACTTCACTGCCTTCAGAGTGTCCAACACATCATGTGTGCAAAGTACAGCACTTCACTGCCCTCAGAGCGTCCACACATCATGTGTGCAAGGTACAGCACTTCACTGCCCTCAGAGCGTCCACACATCATGTGTGCAAGGTACAACACTTCACTGCCCTCAGAGCGTCCACACATCATGTGTGCAAGGTACAGCACTTCACTGTCATCAGAGTGTCCACACATCATGTGTGCAAAGTACAGCACTCCACTGCCCTCAGAGCCTCCACACACCATGTGTGCAAGGTAAAGcacttcactgccctcagaaCCTCCACACACCATGTGTGCAAGGTACAGCACTTCACTGCCCTCAGAGCGTCCACACACCATGTGTGCAAGGTACAGCACTTCACTGCCCTCAGAGCGTCCACACACTATGTGTGCAAGGTACAGCACTTCACTGCCCACAGAGCCTCCACACGCTATGTGTGCAAGGTACAGCACTTCACTGCCTTCAGAGTGTCCAACACATCATGTGTGCAAAGTACAGCACTTCACTGCCCTCAGGGCCTCCACATCATGTGTAGAAGGTACAGCACTTCACTGCCTTCAGAGTGTCCAACACATCATGTGTGCAAGGTACAGcacttcactgccctcagaaCCTCCACACACCATGTGTGCAAGGTACAGCACTTCACTGCCCTCAGAGCCTCCACATCATGTGTAGAAGGTACAGCACTTCACTGCCGTCAGAGTGTCCACACACCATGTGTGCAAGGTACAGCACTTCACTGCCCTCAGAGCGTCCACACATCATGTGTGCAAGGTACAGCACTTCACTGCCCTCAGAGCGTCCACACACTATGTGTGCAAGGTACAGCACTTCACTGCCCTCAGAGCCTCCACACACTATGTGTGCAAGGTACAGCACTTCACTGCCCTCAGAGCCTCCACACACTATGTGTGCAAGGTACAGCACTTCACTGCCTTCAGAGTGTCCAACACATCATGTGTGCAAAGTACAGCACTTCACTGCCCTCAGGGCCTCCACATCATGTGTAG
- the LOC143289135 gene encoding transcription initiation factor TFIID subunit 6-like, whose product MASKDSSNKDPKDQKVGSNLPPETIRVFGETIGIAPMPDEAATFLAEQVTYHLKTVVQDAVKHMHRAKRQKMSTADLDMALQAKNVEPIYGMKSKDFIPFRFASGGGRELHFYEDKELDLSDIVSAPLPKIPLEVSLKAHWLSVEGVQPAIPENPPAASKEQQKKEILDTSVKNLIDKGHKTQKPSANGVSRLKRKHPKSDMVRLKDLTTHELSVEQQYFYKEATEACVGPEENKRSEALNSLAQDPGLHQMLPRFIDFVAEGVKINVAQNNLALLIYLMRMVKSILDNPTLYLEKYLHKLLPAVLTCVVSRQLCLRPDQDNHWALRDFAARLVATICKNFNTNSNNIQSRVTNLFVSALTTDKRAMATQYGALSGLGELGPEVIKTCILPHLKALGEDMRAATEGPITNSVDKVACEQIKKQLMKYLPKELKNSGVPETADDYTNTYGYLGPLLFTCIQKERQQVSVLPPAARPTLQLHQPNRVAQQFVLQQPGSASTPITPTASAFFSTSGAQTPRTPSTPSSAGAPQKIVLVASQTPRSVPELSSMAGSVTSSSNPTIVKLVSAASATATGTSGTMQASSGQKIVVIQGGNIKPDAIQPSTPTVGGGTLVTTSTLPSVVVSTSQEMGMKSIFPNQTTGLSFLKKDDKL is encoded by the exons ATGGCATCTAAAGATTCATCCAACAAAGATCCAAAGGACCAAAAAGTTGGCAGCAACCTGCCTCCAGAAACAATCCGGGTTTTTGGGGAGACCATTGGCATTGCGCCTATGCCAGATGAAGCTGCTACCTTTTTAGCTGAGCAGGTGACCTATCACCTGAAGACAGTTGTTCAG gaTGCTGTGAAGCACATGCACCGTGCCAAACGACAGAAAATGTCAACTGCAGACTTGGACATGGCTTTACAGGCTAAGAATGTGGAG CCGATCTATGGAATGAAATCAAAAGACTTCATTCCATTTCGGTTTGCGAGTGGAGGAGGGCGTGAACTACATTTTTACGAGGACAAGGAACTGGATCTATCTGACATTGTCAGTGCACCCCTGCCAAAGATCCCACTGGAAGTGTCCTTGAAAG CACACTGGTTGAGCGTGGAGGGCGTCCAGCCAGCCATTCCAGAGAACCCCCCTGCAGCGTccaaggagcagcagaagaaggagataCTGGACACCAGTGTTAAGAACTTGATTGACAAGGGCCACAAGACCCAGAAACCCAGTGCCAATGGTGTCTCACGCCTGAAGCGAAAACATCCCAAGAGCGATATGGTCAGGTTGAAGGACCTAACAACACACGAATTATCTGTG GAACAACAATACTTCTACAAAGAGGCCACTGAAGCCTGTGTTGGGCCTGAAGAGAATAAACGCTCG GAGGCACTTAACAGTCTGGCTCAGGACCCAGGCCTCCATCAGATGTTGCCACGCTTCATCGACTTTGTGGCGGAGGGAGTGAAGATCAACGTGGCACAAAATAACTTGGCTCTGTTGATCTACCTGATGAGGATGGTGAAGTCCATTCTGGACAACCCCACCCTCTACCTGGAAAAATAT CTGCACAAGCTGCTGCCGGCCGTTTTGACGTGCGTGGTGAGCCGACAGCTGTGTTTACGTCCAGACCAAGACAACCACTGGGCGCTGAGGGACTTCGCTGCCCGACTCGTCGCCACCATATGCAA GAATTTCAAcacgaacagcaacaacatccagtCGAGGGTGACCAATCTGTTTGTGAGCGCGCTCACGACGGACAAACGTGCCATGGCTACTCAGTACGGGGCTCTGAGTGGACTGGGGGAGCTGGGTCCAGAg GTGATAAAGACGTGCATTCTGCCTCATTTGAAAGCATTAGGGGAAGACATGAGGGCCGCCACTGAAGGCCCCATCACCAACTCCGTGGACAAAGTGGCGTGTGAGCAGATCAAAAAACAGTTGATG AAATACCTGCCAAAAGAGCTGAAGAACTCTGGGGTGCCGGAGACCGCAGACGACTACACCAACACCTATGGGTACCTGGGGCCCCTGCTGTTCACCTGCATCCAGAAGGAGCGCCAACAAGTCAGCGTGCTGCCCCCTGCCGCCAGGCCCACCCTCCAGTTGCACcagcct AACCGTGTGGCCCAGCAATTTGTTCTCCAGCAGCCAGGGAGcgcctccacccccatcacccccaccgccTCAGCCTTCTTCTCCACCAGTGGCGCCCAGACTCCTCgcacgccctccaccccctccagtgCCGGAGCCCCACAGAAGATTGTGCTGGTGGCCTCGCAGACGCCACGCTCGGTGCCGGAGCTGAGCTCTATGGCAGGCAGTGTGACTAGCTCCTCCAACCCCACCATCGTGAAGCTGGTGTCAGCCGCTTCAGCCACGGCCACTGGCACCTCTGGCACTATGCAG gccagCTCTGGTCAGAAGATCGTGGTCATCCAGGGGGGCAACATCAAGCCAGATGCCAtccagccctccacccccacagtgGGTGGGGGGACCCTTgtgaccacctccaccctcccctcggTCGTCGTCTCCACCTCCCAGGAGATGGGGATGAAGAGCATCTTCCCCAACCAGACCACGGGCCTCTCGTTCCTGAAGAAAGACGACaagttgtga